One window of the Zea mays cultivar B73 chromosome 3, Zm-B73-REFERENCE-NAM-5.0, whole genome shotgun sequence genome contains the following:
- the LOC118476698 gene encoding uncharacterized protein, which yields MEALRAEPVAEGEMPASSVHLVSKVLSQSSSHQFLKSVGIKTSATSKASSSNHSELREQLAAEATAAVQGELDQLRKKCEEAEEQQARTQRELEEYKKITEKNSKEMEETNVLIKKLLSLHGNSSST from the coding sequence atggaggctttgagggctgaacctgttgctgaaggtgagATGCCAGCATCCAGTGTGCACCTTGTGTCGAAGGTGCTGTCCCAGAGCAGCTCACACCAATTCCTGAAAAGCGTCGGCATCAAAACATCGGCAACCTCCAAGGCTTCATCATCAAATCATAGTGAGCTTCGGGAACAACTTGCAGCTGAAGCGACGGCTGCTGTTCAAGGTGAACTCGACCAGCTCAGGAAGAAATGTGAAGAAGCTGAGGAACAGCAGGCGAGGACACAAAGGGAGTTGGAGGAGTACAAGAAGATAACAGAGAAGAacagcaaggagatggaggagaccaatgtgctcatcaagaagctcttgtccttgcatggtaactcttcttcgaCATGA